Proteins encoded in a region of the bacterium genome:
- a CDS encoding ATP-binding protein: protein METNTSKFIKRDILEDLIKHLDKKQISLIIGPRQVGKTTLMTFLRDYLTGKNEKSLYLSLDFETDRKYFDSQISLIEKIRLDLGDKKGFVFIDEIQRKENAGIFLKGIYDMDLPYKFIVSGSGSVELKEKVHESLAGRKMTFEVEPVSFFEFFNYKTDYKYENNLEKYFLVEKDKSFSFLNEYLNFGGYPRVILAETLEEKKRELDEIFRSYIEKDIAMLLKVEKTDAFSSLIKILASQIGGILNYTEIANTLGISLPTVKNYIDYLEKTYIVRRISPFFRNTRKEISKSPIVYFLDLGLRNYALGALGNLTRPDDFGFLFQNLTFNTLFSHFKFLNPRINFWRTTDKTEVDFVINYTERIVPIEVKYKEFSTPVIARSLRSFIEKYNPDRALIITKDFSYNININKTAVEFMPFWLFAINLKNKKL, encoded by the coding sequence ATGGAAACAAATACATCAAAATTTATAAAAAGAGATATACTCGAAGATCTAATTAAACATCTTGACAAAAAGCAAATTTCTCTAATAATTGGGCCCAGACAAGTTGGTAAAACAACGCTAATGACTTTTTTGCGTGACTATTTAACCGGCAAGAACGAAAAATCTCTATATCTAAGTTTAGATTTTGAGACAGATCGTAAATATTTTGATTCGCAAATAAGTTTGATAGAAAAAATTAGATTGGATCTGGGGGATAAAAAAGGTTTTGTATTTATAGATGAAATCCAAAGAAAAGAAAACGCGGGGATTTTCTTAAAGGGAATTTATGATATGGATTTGCCTTATAAGTTTATTGTTTCGGGTTCCGGGTCGGTTGAATTAAAAGAAAAGGTGCATGAATCTTTGGCTGGCAGAAAAATGACATTTGAAGTGGAACCAGTTTCTTTTTTTGAATTTTTCAATTATAAAACCGATTATAAGTACGAAAACAATTTAGAAAAATATTTTTTAGTTGAAAAAGATAAGTCGTTTAGTTTTTTGAATGAATATTTGAATTTTGGTGGGTATCCGAGAGTCATACTTGCAGAAACTCTTGAAGAAAAAAAACGAGAATTGGACGAAATATTTAGAAGCTATATTGAAAAAGACATCGCCATGCTTCTTAAGGTTGAAAAAACAGATGCATTTTCTTCGCTTATTAAAATATTGGCATCTCAAATTGGCGGAATCCTTAATTACACAGAGATCGCCAACACGCTTGGGATTTCTTTGCCTACTGTTAAAAATTATATTGATTATTTGGAAAAAACTTATATTGTCAGAAGAATATCACCTTTTTTCAGGAACACAAGAAAAGAAATATCAAAATCACCCATTGTATACTTTCTTGATTTAGGCCTTAGAAATTATGCTTTAGGGGCGTTGGGAAACTTAACGCGCCCGGATGATTTTGGATTTTTGTTTCAAAATCTTACTTTTAACACATTATTTAGTCATTTTAAATTTTTAAATCCAAGAATAAACTTTTGGCGCACAACCGATAAAACTGAAGTTGATTTTGTAATTAATTATACAGAAAGAATTGTGCCAATTGAGGTAAAATATAAAGAATTTTCAACTCCTGTTATTGCGCGGTCTTTGAGGAGTTTTATTGAAAAATATAATCCTGATAGGGCTTTAATTATAACCAAAGATTTTAGTTATAATATTAACATCAACAAAACAGCTGTCGAATTTATGCCGTTTTGGCTATTTGCGATAAATCTAAAGAACAAAAAATTATAA
- the polA gene encoding DNA polymerase I, translated as MKKERILLLDANALIHRAYHALPPLTSSDGAPVGALYGLCLTLMNVLKTFKPTHIVAAFDRPEKTFRHEEFKEYKGTRKKAEPELIEQIIRAREVFMAFGVPVIELAGYEADDIIGTLSVKATKEKIEAIIVTGDQDSMQLVDENVKVFMLKRGIKDTVTMGVSDVIEKYGLTPEQIVDYKALRGDPSDNIPGVPGIGEKTATQLLQKYETLEGVYSHLEELPEKLRAKLNEGKEKGQMSKRLAQIHLSVPLKENIVDLLWQNYSREQAVELLRNLGFSSLLTKIPEADTETIKETKKSQGSLLGTVKDPRASRRTSGYELVTTEKRAREVVVLLKKSKEFVVDTETDSLEARTAPLCGISLAIEEGKAWYVTKELVPFFKDVLEDEKIGKMGHNLKYDVEVLLFAGIKVSPIAFDSMLASYCLSANTRNHGLDNLAFTLLGHEMIPIEALIGRNGRPARRASPRWAGPNQKVMSEIDLADVAEYSCEDADYTLRLINLLRSRLKEVEGPKRVFEEIEMPLVPVLVEMETAGIKIDVKILKELSTKLGRRVKILEKQICELAGEDFNVNSPAQLQDILFKKLQLPTVGIGRIQSGLSTAADELEKLVDKHPIIAKIQEYRELAKLKNTYLDTLPKLLDKETGRLHTSYNQIGTTTGRLSSSDPNLQNIPIRTEIGAEIRKAFVAERGKLLVAADYSQVELRIAAHVARDKVMQQVFKDGKDIHTETASFALRIPKEQITRKQRSQAKELNFGVLYGMGASSFARASGVSLGEAQAFIAEYMRTYRGIAEYMQEAKALASSQGFVETIYGRRSYLPDINSGNSMIRSAAERASINHPIQGSEGDIIKRAMVAVQEKIDEGQGVFNGSKMLLQVHDELIFEVPKENAEKFAKEIKPLLENLEKLAVPLTVDLKIGKNWGEMA; from the coding sequence ATGAAAAAGGAACGGATCTTACTCCTCGATGCCAACGCGCTTATTCATCGTGCTTATCATGCTTTACCGCCCTTGACTTCATCTGACGGGGCACCGGTTGGGGCTTTGTATGGTCTTTGCTTAACACTGATGAATGTCCTCAAAACATTCAAACCAACGCACATCGTGGCGGCTTTTGATCGACCGGAAAAGACTTTTCGGCACGAGGAATTTAAGGAATATAAAGGTACTAGAAAAAAGGCGGAACCGGAATTGATTGAACAAATTATCAGAGCCCGCGAAGTATTTATGGCTTTTGGTGTACCGGTGATTGAACTTGCCGGCTACGAAGCGGATGACATTATTGGCACACTTTCCGTAAAAGCGACGAAAGAAAAAATAGAAGCGATTATTGTTACCGGCGATCAAGATTCGATGCAGTTGGTCGATGAGAATGTAAAGGTGTTCATGCTGAAGCGGGGGATCAAAGATACAGTGACGATGGGAGTTTCGGATGTAATTGAGAAATACGGTCTGACGCCGGAACAAATTGTGGACTACAAGGCTTTGCGTGGCGATCCATCGGATAATATTCCCGGTGTGCCCGGCATTGGGGAAAAAACCGCCACCCAACTATTGCAAAAATATGAAACACTTGAAGGTGTTTATTCACACCTCGAAGAATTGCCGGAAAAACTGCGGGCAAAACTGAATGAAGGTAAAGAAAAAGGGCAGATGAGCAAGAGGTTGGCGCAAATTCATCTTTCTGTTCCACTCAAAGAAAACATTGTGGATTTGCTTTGGCAGAATTATTCGCGCGAGCAAGCGGTGGAATTATTGCGCAATTTGGGTTTTTCATCGCTTCTCACGAAAATTCCGGAAGCGGATACGGAAACAATTAAAGAAACGAAAAAGAGCCAAGGGTCTCTTTTGGGTACGGTAAAAGATCCACGGGCAAGCAGGCGAACGTCAGGGTACGAATTGGTAACCACGGAAAAACGCGCTCGCGAAGTGGTGGTATTGCTTAAAAAAAGCAAAGAATTCGTCGTGGATACCGAAACGGATAGTTTGGAGGCACGCACGGCGCCACTTTGCGGAATTTCTTTGGCAATTGAAGAGGGGAAGGCTTGGTATGTAACGAAAGAGTTGGTTCCATTTTTTAAAGACGTTTTGGAAGACGAAAAAATCGGCAAAATGGGCCACAATCTTAAATATGATGTTGAGGTTTTGTTGTTTGCGGGAATTAAGGTTTCGCCGATAGCTTTTGATAGTATGTTGGCGTCATATTGTTTATCTGCCAACACACGCAATCACGGCTTGGATAATTTGGCTTTCACTTTACTTGGTCACGAGATGATACCCATTGAGGCATTGATCGGTCGAAATGGCCGCCCCGCAAGGCGAGCCTCGCCCAGATGGGCGGGCCCAAACCAAAAAGTGATGTCAGAAATTGATTTGGCGGATGTGGCGGAATATTCTTGCGAGGACGCGGATTATACTTTGCGTTTAATTAATCTGTTGCGATCAAGACTGAAAGAGGTTGAAGGACCAAAGCGCGTGTTTGAAGAAATTGAAATGCCACTTGTGCCGGTCTTGGTGGAAATGGAAACGGCCGGAATAAAGATAGATGTAAAAATATTGAAAGAATTGTCGACCAAGCTGGGACGACGCGTTAAAATTTTGGAAAAACAAATTTGCGAACTGGCTGGCGAGGATTTTAATGTCAACTCTCCCGCTCAATTGCAAGATATTTTGTTTAAAAAACTGCAGTTACCGACGGTGGGTATTGGTCGCATTCAAAGTGGTCTTTCTACTGCCGCCGATGAACTAGAAAAACTGGTTGATAAGCATCCGATTATTGCCAAGATTCAGGAATACCGTGAACTCGCCAAACTTAAAAATACCTATTTGGACACGTTGCCGAAACTGCTCGATAAAGAAACGGGACGCCTACACACCAGTTATAACCAAATTGGTACAACTACGGGACGGTTGAGCAGTTCTGATCCCAATCTGCAAAATATTCCCATTCGCACGGAAATTGGCGCGGAGATTCGCAAAGCATTTGTGGCGGAGCGGGGAAAATTATTGGTAGCGGCGGATTATTCGCAAGTGGAATTACGCATCGCGGCGCACGTGGCGCGCGACAAGGTAATGCAACAGGTGTTTAAAGACGGCAAAGATATTCACACCGAAACGGCATCATTTGCGTTAAGAATTCCGAAAGAACAAATCACAAGAAAACAAAGAAGTCAGGCAAAAGAGTTAAATTTCGGTGTTTTATATGGCATGGGCGCTTCTTCTTTTGCGCGGGCGTCGGGTGTGTCTCTTGGTGAGGCGCAAGCATTTATTGCAGAGTACATGCGCACTTATCGTGGGATCGCGGAATATATGCAGGAAGCGAAAGCGTTGGCCTCTTCGCAAGGTTTCGTAGAAACTATTTATGGCAGACGCAGTTATCTTCCCGATATTAATTCCGGTAATTCCATGATTCGTAGTGCGGCGGAACGTGCATCAATTAATCACCCGATCCAAGGTTCAGAAGGGGATATTATTAAAAGGGCGATGGTGGCTGTTCAGGAAAAGATTGATGAAGGCCAGGGTGTGTTTAACGGATCAAAAATGCTTTTGCAAGTCCACGATGAATTAATTTTTGAAGTGCCAAAAGAAAACGCTGAGAAATTTGCCAAGGAAATAAAGCCGTTACTTGAGAATTTGGAAAAACTTGCAGTGCCACTAACGGTTGATCTAAAAATCGGCAAAAACTGGGGAGAGATGGCGTGA
- the csrA gene encoding carbon storage regulator CsrA: MLVLSRKKNESIVINNDITIVVVEIRGDKVRLGVEAPKEVPVHRMEVHLAIKRSEQENPVETPTPAVEN, from the coding sequence ATGCTGGTTCTTTCCCGAAAAAAGAACGAAAGTATCGTTATCAACAACGACATCACAATTGTCGTTGTTGAAATCCGCGGTGATAAGGTGCGCCTCGGCGTGGAAGCGCCGAAGGAAGTGCCGGTACACCGCATGGAGGTTCATCTGGCCATCAAGCGGTCTGAACAGGAAAATCCGGTCGAAACGCCCACGCCGGCCGTCGAAAACTGA
- the mutM gene encoding bifunctional DNA-formamidopyrimidine glycosylase/DNA-(apurinic or apyrimidinic site) lyase encodes MPELPEVTTIVSDLNKFARGKKIIAIKGDTSKLIQPYSFAEFKKKVGGRSFVGFKRRGKYVLGYLSEKKIKKMDLEDSIDEVLKISNFKFQILVLHMRMTGHLLFRNEKKEGKIAKEYFSDRRNQYIRFSIIFSDKTHLDFSDLRKFGTLHLFEGDEIGKCKGIATLGPDALEHPWKPVELQELLKRKNVALKQVLLDQTVIAGIGNIYADEILWTAKLHPLRKTNTVSVEESEKIILAMKKVLKSAVKHRGSSVDDYRDVSGKAGDYSKFHRVYQRKNLPCFRCGEKIVRIKVNGRGTCFCPVCQKQKTLTLQ; translated from the coding sequence ATGCCCGAACTCCCCGAAGTCACCACCATTGTTAGTGACCTTAATAAATTCGCACGCGGTAAGAAAATTATTGCAATAAAAGGCGATACGTCAAAATTGATTCAACCCTATTCTTTCGCCGAATTCAAGAAGAAGGTTGGGGGGCGGTCTTTTGTTGGTTTTAAGCGACGGGGAAAATATGTATTAGGATATCTTTCCGAAAAAAAGATTAAGAAAATGGATCTTGAAGATTCGATTGACGAGGTATTAAAAATTTCAAATTTCAAATTTCAAATTCTCGTGTTGCATATGCGCATGACGGGGCATCTTTTGTTTAGAAATGAAAAGAAAGAGGGTAAAATTGCAAAAGAATATTTCTCTGACCGACGCAACCAATACATCCGTTTTAGTATTATCTTTTCCGACAAGACGCATCTTGATTTTTCCGATCTGCGAAAATTCGGAACATTACACCTTTTTGAGGGTGACGAAATCGGTAAATGTAAAGGAATAGCTACTTTGGGACCTGATGCGTTGGAACATCCATGGAAGCCAGTTGAGTTGCAAGAATTGTTGAAAAGGAAAAATGTCGCTCTTAAACAAGTTTTACTCGATCAAACGGTCATCGCCGGCATCGGCAACATTTATGCCGATGAGATTTTGTGGACGGCAAAACTGCATCCGCTTCGAAAAACAAACACTGTTTCGGTCGAAGAAAGTGAAAAGATTATTCTGGCAATGAAAAAAGTGCTTAAATCAGCGGTAAAACACCGTGGTAGTTCAGTAGACGATTATCGCGACGTTTCCGGAAAAGCGGGAGATTACAGCAAATTTCACAGGGTTTACCAGCGCAAAAATTTGCCGTGCTTCCGTTGTGGCGAAAAAATCGTTAGAATAAAGGTTAACGGACGGGGTACATGTTTTTGCCCGGTCTGCCAGAAACAAAAAACACTCACTCTTCAATAA
- a CDS encoding DUF3048 domain-containing protein, translated as MAMDIRPNPLRDSFSKNDSSPAGPNENKIRLIIFAVVIVFIIIIGGAWYVLGAPGASEGVKRSIGKLPTAGNRNMRQTQQGNGLSFQSQTPVPASNQSPLSGLICPNANRRPIAVMIGSDPINRPDSGFSLADAVVEMPALTSNVTRLMAVFQCNEPKEIGSVRSARHDFLFLAKGMDAVITHWGGSYWALNMIKNESHVYDSISALGTGNGAFFRVSRYQPPYNGYTSYANVWDALIKAGYHTTDRAPAYPHTDDTAVAQRGTGGTLDIGWPGSMRTRYVYNPTNNTYERFWGGVKHVDGINNQQVEPKVLAVVYTQQRLANGPGGYNDVDIENRPGLDQSQQKAEIYQNGQVIPATWSKSIIDKQDPLHFKDASGNEIPFVRGQLWISVVDQDTQVRWTPGVAAPAELSTGTTPANLGG; from the coding sequence ATGGCGATGGACATACGGCCGAATCCGCTTAGAGATAGTTTTTCAAAAAATGATTCTTCGCCGGCGGGGCCAAATGAAAATAAAATACGGTTGATAATTTTCGCGGTTGTCATTGTTTTTATCATTATCATTGGCGGAGCTTGGTATGTTCTTGGCGCGCCGGGCGCGTCGGAAGGTGTGAAGCGCTCAATCGGGAAATTGCCCACAGCGGGAAACAGGAATATGCGTCAAACGCAACAAGGTAATGGTTTGTCGTTTCAATCGCAAACACCGGTTCCTGCTAGCAATCAAAGCCCGCTTTCCGGTCTAATTTGCCCGAATGCCAATCGTCGTCCAATCGCCGTTATGATTGGTTCTGATCCAATCAATCGTCCGGATTCCGGTTTTTCTCTGGCGGACGCGGTGGTGGAAATGCCGGCGCTTACCAGTAATGTCACGCGTTTAATGGCGGTGTTTCAATGTAACGAACCAAAAGAGATCGGTTCGGTGAGAAGTGCGCGTCACGACTTTTTATTTCTTGCCAAAGGAATGGACGCGGTGATTACACACTGGGGTGGTTCTTACTGGGCGTTGAATATGATAAAAAACGAGAGCCATGTTTACGATTCAATTAGTGCTTTGGGTACGGGTAATGGCGCGTTTTTCCGTGTTTCGCGTTATCAGCCGCCTTACAACGGTTACACGTCATATGCCAATGTTTGGGATGCTTTGATTAAAGCGGGTTATCACACGACCGATCGTGCGCCGGCCTACCCGCACACGGATGATACGGCAGTGGCGCAACGTGGCACGGGAGGAACACTGGATATTGGTTGGCCGGGCAGTATGCGTACGCGCTATGTTTATAATCCGACCAATAACACCTACGAACGTTTCTGGGGTGGCGTGAAACATGTTGACGGCATTAATAATCAACAAGTTGAACCGAAGGTTTTGGCCGTTGTCTACACACAACAGCGTTTGGCGAATGGTCCCGGCGGTTATAATGATGTGGATATTGAAAATCGGCCGGGGCTTGATCAAAGTCAGCAAAAGGCAGAAATATATCAGAATGGCCAAGTTATTCCGGCGACATGGTCAAAGAGCATCATTGATAAACAAGATCCTTTACATTTCAAAGACGCTTCGGGAAATGAAATTCCATTTGTAAGAGGACAACTTTGGATTAGTGTTGTGGATCAAGACACGCAAGTGCGCTGGACACCGGGAGTGGCGGCACCGGCGGAGTTGAGCACAGGTACCACGCCGGCAAATTTGGGAGGATAA
- the rpsT gene encoding 30S ribosomal protein S20 gives MPNVESAKKYMRVSAKKKAQNDVWRSLLANLERKFHKALKDKNKTDAEKLVKELQKTLDKSAKLNVVHKNNASRSKSRFVKALNKIK, from the coding sequence ATGCCAAATGTTGAATCAGCGAAAAAATATATGCGCGTAAGCGCGAAGAAAAAAGCACAAAATGACGTGTGGCGTTCTCTCCTTGCCAATCTGGAACGAAAATTCCACAAGGCTTTAAAAGACAAGAACAAAACCGACGCCGAAAAGCTAGTTAAAGAATTACAAAAGACGCTCGATAAATCTGCGAAGTTAAACGTTGTTCACAAAAACAACGCCTCTCGTAGCAAGTCACGGTTTGTGAAAGCGCTGAATAAGATTAAGTAG
- the truB gene encoding tRNA pseudouridine(55) synthase TruB has translation MDDKLNSMNGFLLVDKPGGFTSHDVVAVARRMLKIKKIGHAGTLDPMATGLLILGVGSATKKLGNIIGLPKTYTAEITLSATSTTDDREGVINELQMMNDELRIPTNEEITMTIKKFIGEQQQVPPQFSAIKINGQCAYKKARQGETVELKPRTITIYDIKLISYEYPLINIETGVSSGTYIRSLARDIGQTLKTGAYLSKLERTSIGEFKLNDAVILEEINESRLFQIK, from the coding sequence ATGGACGACAAACTAAACTCAATGAACGGTTTCCTCTTGGTTGATAAACCCGGCGGATTTACTTCCCACGACGTGGTGGCGGTTGCGCGTCGAATGTTAAAGATCAAAAAAATAGGCCACGCCGGAACACTGGACCCAATGGCGACAGGCCTGCTTATTTTGGGTGTTGGTAGTGCAACAAAGAAATTAGGAAACATTATTGGCCTGCCGAAAACATACACCGCGGAAATCACCTTAAGCGCAACAAGCACGACGGATGATAGGGAGGGCGTGATTAACGAATTACAAATGATGAATGATGAATTACGAATACCGACGAACGAGGAAATCACAATGACTATCAAAAAATTTATAGGTGAACAACAACAAGTTCCGCCGCAATTTTCGGCAATCAAAATCAATGGCCAATGTGCTTATAAAAAAGCACGTCAAGGCGAAACGGTAGAATTAAAACCGCGAACAATTACGATTTACGATATCAAACTTATTTCGTATGAATATCCGTTAATCAACATCGAAACCGGTGTCAGCTCGGGAACATATATCCGCTCTCTCGCCCGTGATATTGGACAGACATTGAAAACCGGTGCATATCTTTCAAAACTTGAACGTACGAGTATCGGTGAGTTTAAATTAAATGACGCGGTGATACTGGAGGAAATAAATGAGTCACGATTATTTCAAATAAAATAG
- a CDS encoding GDP-mannose 4,6-dehydratase has protein sequence MMRVLVTGADGFVGHHMVTLLKQKGIETIGTALDAKAASDLVVPVRPLNITKTEEVASLIKHIEPTHIIHLAGVSSVMQSFFDPNQADDVNVKGTENILASGAMLKNPPLTLLIGSSDEYGMNDGNPIREGLLGALNPLSPYAQSKKAVEVMVENNATYLKHSIRTRSFPHIGPGQQGQFFVPEVATQIVRIERGQQRPVIGIGNLSAVRDFTDVRDVVRAYYLLLEKGVVGEVYNVCSGTAMSIEELLRKMIALSKFPVKFEHDPEKERPIDIPVLKGDGSKLKEVTGWVPEIPLDKTLKDIIEYFRSRGT, from the coding sequence ATGATGAGAGTCTTGGTTACAGGCGCAGATGGTTTTGTTGGTCACCACATGGTGACACTACTTAAGCAAAAAGGAATCGAAACTATCGGTACGGCATTAGACGCAAAAGCGGCGAGCGACTTGGTTGTACCTGTTCGGCCCTTGAACATTACAAAAACGGAAGAGGTGGCCAGTCTCATTAAACATATTGAGCCGACGCACATTATTCATTTGGCAGGGGTTAGCTCGGTAATGCAATCTTTTTTCGATCCCAATCAGGCGGATGATGTGAACGTGAAAGGCACGGAAAATATTTTGGCGTCCGGCGCGATGTTAAAAAATCCGCCTCTGACTTTGCTGATCGGCTCCAGTGATGAATACGGTATGAATGACGGCAATCCGATTCGCGAGGGTCTTTTGGGCGCTTTGAATCCACTTTCTCCTTATGCGCAAAGCAAAAAAGCGGTGGAAGTGATGGTAGAGAATAACGCGACCTATTTGAAACACTCTATTCGCACGCGTTCGTTTCCGCACATCGGTCCCGGCCAGCAAGGGCAATTTTTTGTTCCGGAGGTGGCAACACAAATCGTGCGCATTGAACGCGGACAACAACGTCCGGTGATTGGGATCGGTAATCTTTCCGCGGTGCGTGATTTTACAGATGTTCGCGATGTGGTGCGCGCCTATTATCTTTTGTTGGAAAAAGGTGTTGTAGGTGAAGTTTATAATGTTTGTTCCGGTACAGCGATGTCAATTGAAGAGTTATTGCGCAAAATGATTGCCTTGTCGAAATTTCCGGTGAAGTTTGAACATGATCCGGAAAAAGAAAGACCAATTGATATCCCTGTTTTGAAAGGTGATGGTTCTAAGTTAAAAGAAGTGACCGGCTGGGTGCCGGAAATTCCACTCGACAAAACTCTAAAAGATATTATTGAGTATTTTCGCAGTCGGGGCACATAG
- the uvrB gene encoding excinuclease ABC subunit UvrB, with amino-acid sequence MIILASKLCWMKKKTTNETHPHPLPDQVGDKLLSGRETSLFKLHSPFPPAGDQPRAIEQLTKGLQDGLKYQTLLGVTGSGKTYVMANVINKLQRPALVLSHNKTLAAQLASEFQEFFPENAVHYFVSYYDYYQPEAYVARTDTYIQKDADINDEIDRLRHAATQALLTRRDVIIVASVSCIYGLGSPEEYIKEAANFKVGQEIRRNDLLLKLTHTLYERNDIDFKRGTFRVQGDTVDIHPVSDDMVLRVSFNGDKIEKIKRMDPLTGEILQIMDEATVYPAKLYLAERERQKTALVEIRKELEERLTELRERGKIVEAQRLEQRVNYDLEMIETIGYVSGIENYSRHIDQRKPGTPPGVLLDFFPKDFLGFVDESHITLSQVRGMSSGDQARKETLVAHGFRLPSALDNRPLRYDEFEKRLGQTVYVSATPGPEERNKSDKIIELIVRPTGLIDPQIEIHPTENQIDHLMEQIQERIKKHERVLVTTLTKRMAEDLTTYLQDLNIKVQYLHSDVDTLERVDILRDLRLGVYDVLVGINLLREGLDLPEVSLVAILDADKEGFLRSDHALIQVMGRAARHANGKVVMYADKITGSMQRAIDETDRRRTIQVAYNKKHGITPTTIIKSVRDDRLAGKKEDQANVVARELHVAPEEVPHILKELTSKMHLAAANLDFEEAAKLRDTIKKLKGEKPRSKRWRKK; translated from the coding sequence ATGATAATTTTGGCGAGTAAGCTTTGTTGGATGAAGAAGAAGACTACTAACGAAACCCACCCTCACCCTCTCCCCGATCAGGTCGGGGACAAGCTCTTGTCAGGGAGAGAAACATCGCTATTCAAACTCCATTCCCCGTTTCCTCCGGCTGGGGATCAACCGCGCGCTATTGAACAACTAACCAAAGGACTGCAAGACGGTTTGAAATACCAAACACTTTTGGGTGTAACCGGCAGTGGAAAAACTTATGTGATGGCCAATGTGATTAATAAATTGCAGCGCCCGGCCCTGGTTTTGTCGCACAACAAAACTTTGGCCGCGCAGTTGGCCAGCGAGTTCCAAGAATTCTTTCCGGAAAATGCGGTACATTATTTTGTTTCGTACTACGACTACTACCAACCGGAGGCCTACGTTGCCCGCACCGACACCTACATTCAAAAAGACGCGGACATTAACGATGAAATTGATCGTCTCCGCCACGCCGCCACCCAAGCCCTCCTCACCCGTCGCGATGTGATTATTGTCGCGTCCGTTTCTTGTATCTACGGTCTCGGCAGTCCGGAAGAATACATCAAGGAAGCGGCGAATTTTAAAGTGGGACAAGAAATTCGGCGTAACGATCTATTGTTAAAACTCACGCACACCCTTTACGAACGAAACGATATTGATTTCAAACGGGGAACTTTCCGGGTACAAGGCGACACGGTTGATATTCACCCCGTCAGTGATGACATGGTTTTGCGCGTAAGTTTCAACGGCGACAAAATTGAAAAAATAAAACGCATGGATCCCTTGACCGGTGAAATTTTGCAAATTATGGATGAAGCCACTGTTTATCCGGCGAAACTTTATTTGGCCGAACGCGAGAGACAAAAAACAGCCCTGGTAGAAATTAGGAAAGAACTGGAAGAACGTTTAACCGAACTGCGCGAACGCGGAAAAATTGTGGAAGCGCAACGTTTGGAACAACGTGTGAACTACGACTTGGAAATGATTGAAACAATCGGTTATGTTTCCGGCATCGAAAATTATTCCCGCCATATCGATCAACGTAAACCGGGCACCCCGCCGGGTGTGTTGTTGGATTTTTTCCCAAAAGATTTCTTAGGTTTTGTTGATGAATCGCACATTACTTTGTCGCAAGTACGGGGAATGAGTTCCGGTGACCAAGCCCGCAAAGAAACTTTGGTCGCCCACGGTTTTCGCCTCCCTTCCGCTTTGGATAATCGCCCACTGCGTTACGACGAATTTGAAAAACGTCTCGGCCAAACGGTTTATGTTTCCGCCACGCCCGGGCCGGAAGAAAGAAACAAAAGTGACAAAATAATTGAACTCATTGTCCGCCCCACCGGTCTCATCGACCCGCAAATTGAAATTCATCCCACAGAAAATCAGATCGACCACTTAATGGAACAAATTCAGGAGCGCATTAAAAAACACGAACGTGTTTTGGTGACCACACTAACGAAACGAATGGCGGAGGATTTAACGACTTACCTCCAAGATCTCAATATCAAAGTGCAATATCTACATTCCGACGTGGATACTTTGGAACGCGTGGATATTCTGCGTGATTTACGCTTAGGTGTTTACGACGTGTTGGTTGGCATCAATCTTTTGCGTGAAGGCTTGGATTTGCCGGAAGTTTCGTTGGTCGCTATTTTAGATGCCGATAAAGAAGGATTTTTACGCAGTGATCACGCGCTTATTCAAGTGATGGGACGCGCTGCCCGCCATGCTAACGGAAAAGTGGTGATGTATGCCGATAAAATTACCGGCTCGATGCAACGCGCCATTGACGAAACGGATCGTCGTCGCACCATTCAAGTGGCTTACAACAAAAAACACGGCATTACGCCAACAACAATTATTAAATCCGTACGTGACGACCGATTAGCTGGCAAAAAAGAAGACCAAGCGAATGTGGTCGCGCGCGAGTTACATGTTGCGCCGGAAGAAGTGCCACACATATTAAAGGAATTGACTTCCAAAATGCATTTAGCCGCCGCCAATTTGGATTTCGAAGAAGCAGCAAAACTCCGCGACACAATCAAAAAACTAAAGGGCGAAAAACCGCGTTCCAAACGCTGGCGGAAAAAGTGA